One genomic region from Vitis riparia cultivar Riparia Gloire de Montpellier isolate 1030 chromosome 17, EGFV_Vit.rip_1.0, whole genome shotgun sequence encodes:
- the LOC117905094 gene encoding LOW QUALITY PROTEIN: T-complex protein 1 subunit delta-like (The sequence of the model RefSeq protein was modified relative to this genomic sequence to represent the inferred CDS: inserted 1 base in 1 codon; deleted 1 base in 1 codon), with translation MAAPVAPLVRSSKTESYVDNKRKDDIRQANIVAARAVADAVRTSLGPKGMDKMISTASGEVIITNDGATILNKMEVLQPAAKMLVELSKSQDIVAGDGTTTVVVIAGALLKQCLSLLSHGIHPTIISDSLHKASIKAVDVLTAMAVPVELSDRESLIKSASTSLNSKVVSQYSTLLAPLAVDAVLSVVDPAKPDLVDLRDVKIVKKXGGTVDDTELVKGLVFDKKVSHTAGGPTRVENAKIAVIQFQISPPKTDIEQSIVVSDYTQMDRILKEERNYILGMIKKIKATGCNVLLIQKSILRDAVTDLSLHYLAKAKILVIKDVERDEIEFITKTLNCLPIANIEHFRAEKLGFADCVEEVSLGDGKIVKITGIKDMGRTTTVLVRGSNMLVLDEAERSLHDALCVVRCLVNKRFLIAGGGAPEIELSRQLGAWAKVLQGMESYCVRSFAEALEVIPYTLAENAGLNPISIVTELRNRHAQGEINAGINVRKGQITNILEENVVQPLLVSTSAITLATECVRMILKIDDIVTVR, from the exons ATGGCGGCTCCCGTGGCTCCTCTGGTGCGCTCCTCCAAGACCGAGAGCTACGTTGACAACAAGCGCAAAGATGACATCCGCCAAGCCAACATCGTCGCGGCACGAGCTGTGGCTGATGCCGTCCGCACCAGCTTGGGCCCCAAGGGCATGGACAAGATGATTTCCACCGCCAGCGGCGAGGTTATCATTACCAACGACGGCGCCACCATTCTCAACAAGATGGAGGTGCTCCAGCCGGCGGCAAAGATGCTTGTGGAGCTCTCTAAGTCTCAGGATATTGTTGCTGGCGATGGCACTACCACCGTGGTTGTCATCGCTGGCGCTCTACTGAAGCAGTGCCTCTCGCTTCTTTCGCACGGCATTCACCCAACAATCATCTCAGATTCGCTCCACAAGGCGTCGATCAAGGCCGTGGATGTCCTCACTGCCATGGCCGTTCCGGTGGAACTCTCCGACCGCGAATCATTGATTAAATCCGCCAGCACTTCGCTTAACAGCAAGGTTGTGAGCCAGTACTCGACGCTGCTCGCTCCGCTTGCCGTTGATGCAGTGCTCTCCGTCGTCGACCCGGCGAAGCCCGACCTCGTGGATCTCCGCGACGTCAAGATCGTGAAAA CTGGAGGTACTGTGGACGACACCGAGTTGGTCAAGGGCTTGGTTTTCGACAAGAAGGTGAGTCACACAGCTGGCGGGCCGACCCGGGTG GAGAACGCTAAGATTGCAGTGATTCAGTTCCAGATTTCGCCTCCAAAGACTGATATTGAGCAGAGTATTGTAGTTTCCGATTATACCCAAATGGACCGGATattgaaagaagagagaaattaTATTCTAGGTATGATTAAGAAGATTAAGGCCACTGGCTGTAACGTTCTGCTGATTCAGAAGAGTATATTGAGAGATGCAGTGACGGATCTCTCGTTGCATTATCTTGCTAAAGCAAAGATTTTGGTGATAAAGGATGTGGAGCGTGATGAAATTGAGTTCATTACAAAGACTCTGAATTGTTTGCCAATTGCAAATATTGAGCATTTCAGGGCAGAGAAGTTGGGTTTTGCGGATTGTGTTGAGGAGGTTTCACTTGGAGATGGGAAGATTGTGAAAATCACTGGCATTAAGGATATGGGTCGGACCACGACTGTGCTTGTTCGTGGGTCGAATATGTTGGTTCTAGATGAGGCAGAACGGAGTTTGCACGATGCTTTGTGTGTTGTTAGGTGTTTGGTGAACAAGAGGTTTTTGATTGCTGGTGGCGGTGCTCCAGAGATTGAGCTATCGAGGCAGCTTGGTGCTTGGGCAAAGGTGTTGCAGGGAATGGAGAGCTACTGTGTCCGGTCATTTGCAGAGGCTCTTGAAGTTATTCCTTATACCTTGGCTGAGAACGCAGGCTTGAACCCAATATCTATTGTGACCGAGCTTAGGAACCGTCATGCTCAAGGGGAGATCAATGCCGGAATCAATGTGAGGAAGGGACAGATTACAAACATCTTGGAGGAGAATGTGGTGCAGCCACTGCTGGTGAGCACAAGTGCTATCACTCTGGCAACAGAGTGTGTGCGGATGATTTTGAAGATCGATGATATTGTTACAGTGAGGTAG